A single window of Pristis pectinata isolate sPriPec2 chromosome 8, sPriPec2.1.pri, whole genome shotgun sequence DNA harbors:
- the zgc:112496 gene encoding uncharacterized protein zgc:112496 isoform X1, producing the protein MTCEGRHLAEGFQGDRLKILLHETMSGNGGLYNCKDPAVWRSVLVVYKDVVEAKATTSKGVKAGKLAALDKWYQEELPEIVCSRTEKFLTHAELVQLMEWKLTRGKFRPMLQKMVTSNSVSNVESCTRKAFKLLPDVSAAITELTKLKAVGPATASAVLVTGAPQEAAFMADEAVESIPGLVPIKYTLKHYILYLDKVRECVEQLNTNDSVNDWTPHKIEQCLWTWAVAQNVKPSLLKSIMTYQNKTSNKEKLTEVRPMKRQKMQ; encoded by the exons ATGACGTGTGAGGGTCGACATCTTGCTGAAGGTTTCCAAGGAGACAG GTTGAAGATACTTTTGCATGAAACCATGTCTGGAAATGGCGGACTGTATAACTGTAAGGATCCTGCTGTATGGAGGTCTGTCCTTGTTGTCTACAAAGATGTAGTCGAAGCAAAGGCAACAACATCCAAAGGTGTTAAAGCAGGCAAACTGGCTGCACTGGATAAATG GTATCAAGAAGAGTTACCAGAAATTGTTTGCAGCCGCACAGAGAAATTTCTCACTCATGCTGAGCTGGTGCAGTTGATGGAGTGGAAGCTGACA AGGGGTAAATTCCGTCCGATGCTACAAAAGATGGTCACAAGTAATTCTGTGAGCAATGTGGAGTCATGCACCCGGAAAGCTTTCAAGCTGCTTCCTGATGTGTCAGCTGCAATCACAGAGCTCACTAAGCTAAAAGCAGTGGGACCTGCCACTGCATCAG CTGTGCTGGTGACTGGTGCTCCTCAGGAAGCTGCTTTCATGGCCGATGAAGCAGTAGAGTCAATCCCAGGCTTGGTTCCCATTAAATATACACTAAAGCACTACATCCTTTACCTGGACAAGGTGAGGGAGTGTGTAGAACAACTCAACACAA ATGACTCAGTGAATGATTGGACACCTCACAAAATAGAACAGTGTCTTTGGACCTGGGCTGTAGCCCAAAATGTCAAACCCTCATTGTTGAAGAGTATCATGACATATCAAAACAAAACATCAAATAAAGAAAAACTCACAGAAGTGAGACCCatgaaaagacagaaaatgcaatgA
- the zgc:112496 gene encoding uncharacterized protein zgc:112496 isoform X2, with product MSGNGGLYNCKDPAVWRSVLVVYKDVVEAKATTSKGVKAGKLAALDKWYQEELPEIVCSRTEKFLTHAELVQLMEWKLTRGKFRPMLQKMVTSNSVSNVESCTRKAFKLLPDVSAAITELTKLKAVGPATASAVLVTGAPQEAAFMADEAVESIPGLVPIKYTLKHYILYLDKVRECVEQLNTNDSVNDWTPHKIEQCLWTWAVAQNVKPSLLKSIMTYQNKTSNKEKLTEVRPMKRQKMQ from the exons ATGTCTGGAAATGGCGGACTGTATAACTGTAAGGATCCTGCTGTATGGAGGTCTGTCCTTGTTGTCTACAAAGATGTAGTCGAAGCAAAGGCAACAACATCCAAAGGTGTTAAAGCAGGCAAACTGGCTGCACTGGATAAATG GTATCAAGAAGAGTTACCAGAAATTGTTTGCAGCCGCACAGAGAAATTTCTCACTCATGCTGAGCTGGTGCAGTTGATGGAGTGGAAGCTGACA AGGGGTAAATTCCGTCCGATGCTACAAAAGATGGTCACAAGTAATTCTGTGAGCAATGTGGAGTCATGCACCCGGAAAGCTTTCAAGCTGCTTCCTGATGTGTCAGCTGCAATCACAGAGCTCACTAAGCTAAAAGCAGTGGGACCTGCCACTGCATCAG CTGTGCTGGTGACTGGTGCTCCTCAGGAAGCTGCTTTCATGGCCGATGAAGCAGTAGAGTCAATCCCAGGCTTGGTTCCCATTAAATATACACTAAAGCACTACATCCTTTACCTGGACAAGGTGAGGGAGTGTGTAGAACAACTCAACACAA ATGACTCAGTGAATGATTGGACACCTCACAAAATAGAACAGTGTCTTTGGACCTGGGCTGTAGCCCAAAATGTCAAACCCTCATTGTTGAAGAGTATCATGACATATCAAAACAAAACATCAAATAAAGAAAAACTCACAGAAGTGAGACCCatgaaaagacagaaaatgcaatgA